A genome region from Bacteroidia bacterium includes the following:
- a CDS encoding site-specific DNA-methyltransferase produces the protein MKENYPSVIKDNEINLQELKAILGLPVDEKVNGYGLNFVGRNVARAKYAQKTDKELKLNTAMSKNIDTTQNLVLKGDNLDCLKILKNYYSGKIKCIYIDPPYNTDSDEFVYPDKFDKEEAEVLGLANLSEDDFARMEFAFKTKKSHNGWLTFMYPRLLLARDLLSDDGVIFISIDDNEQANLKLLCDEMFGEENFRNNIIWAYRTGGAP, from the coding sequence TTGAAAGAAAACTATCCTTCGGTTATAAAGGACAATGAAATTAACCTGCAAGAGCTAAAAGCTATATTAGGGCTTCCTGTTGATGAGAAAGTAAATGGTTACGGTTTAAACTTTGTAGGGCGTAATGTGGCAAGGGCAAAGTACGCTCAAAAAACCGATAAAGAGCTTAAGCTCAACACTGCCATGAGTAAGAACATTGATACTACGCAAAACTTAGTGCTCAAAGGTGATAACCTCGATTGCTTGAAAATCTTAAAAAACTATTACAGTGGTAAAATAAAGTGCATTTACATAGACCCACCCTACAATACCGATAGTGATGAATTTGTGTATCCCGATAAATTTGACAAAGAAGAAGCCGAAGTGCTGGGTTTGGCAAACTTAAGCGAAGACGACTTTGCCCGCATGGAGTTTGCCTTTAAAACCAAAAAAAGCCACAACGGCTGGCTTACCTTTATGTATCCCCGACTGCTACTTGCAAGAGATTTACTTAGCGATGATGGGGTGATTTTTATTAGCATTGATGATAATGAACAAGCAAACTTGAAATTGCTTTGCGATGAGATGTTTGGGGAGGAGAATTTTAGAAACAATATTATTTGGGCTTATAGAACAGGAGGGGCACC